In one window of Kosmotoga pacifica DNA:
- a CDS encoding DUF2922 domain-containing protein — protein MKTLNMRWYDAAQGKSKGLILRSPKDGLTQAEVQNVMDALVSLKVVPSNYVTDYASVIDKATNELFNLI, from the coding sequence ATGAAGACACTTAACATGAGGTGGTATGATGCGGCGCAGGGGAAGTCCAAAGGCCTTATACTCCGCTCACCAAAGGATGGACTGACCCAGGCAGAGGTCCAGAACGTCATGGATGCCCTTGTATCTCTAAAAGTGGTTCCTTCCAACTATGTGACTGACTACGCCAGTGTCATCGACAAGGCTACGAACGAACTCTTCAACCTGATATAA
- a CDS encoding DUF1659 domain-containing protein, producing MGLGSTVVNLSNAKRLQIVWDTGLVQDGEPIYYRQSIPVDSSITEQEAYDAAYNLASLTTYTISEIRLISTDSLGPID from the coding sequence GTGGGACTTGGTTCAACAGTGGTAAATCTTAGCAACGCCAAAAGGCTTCAAATCGTCTGGGATACGGGTTTGGTACAGGACGGTGAACCCATCTATTACAGACAGTCCATACCCGTGGACAGCTCGATTACTGAGCAGGAGGCCTACGATGCAGCTTATAACCTCGCTTCACTGACTACTTATACCATCAGCGAGATCAGGCTCATCAGTACTGACAGTCTCGGACCAATTGATTAA
- a CDS encoding PfkB family carbohydrate kinase, with product MKIKVFGGTFWDVFIYGEEPHKAEIFEMPGGSGLNIAFGLFRQGFDVQFYSNIGEDWRGEEIKKALKKEGFNTVGIRVIANMKTGHHIAFNDRPIAVDRGANREPIILQEDPEADVVFINTEIPEESIFEALRIPSKLVIVDLGPRKIVSSEQLRAVCQTELLLLGTERECDGGCDVVKLGAKGAWVRGKHIPADTHVYPYTVGAGDIFDVVFTTLYLKTGDILFSTRAAVETSQTMVREVKGAFSKAQRLDKLI from the coding sequence ATGAAAATAAAAGTCTTTGGTGGAACGTTCTGGGATGTCTTCATATACGGCGAAGAACCTCACAAGGCGGAAATCTTTGAGATGCCGGGAGGTTCCGGACTTAACATTGCTTTTGGGCTGTTCCGGCAGGGATTCGATGTTCAGTTCTATTCAAACATCGGTGAGGACTGGCGAGGCGAGGAAATAAAAAAGGCACTGAAAAAAGAAGGATTCAATACAGTGGGAATCCGGGTTATTGCTAATATGAAGACAGGGCACCATATTGCCTTCAATGATAGACCCATAGCCGTTGATAGAGGCGCAAACAGAGAGCCTATCATTCTACAAGAAGACCCCGAAGCGGACGTTGTCTTTATCAATACAGAAATACCAGAAGAAAGTATCTTCGAAGCATTGAGAATACCCTCGAAACTCGTGATCGTCGATTTGGGACCGAGAAAGATTGTTTCTTCTGAGCAACTCAGAGCTGTTTGTCAAACAGAACTACTCCTTCTCGGTACCGAGAGAGAGTGTGATGGAGGCTGTGACGTGGTAAAACTCGGGGCAAAAGGTGCATGGGTAAGAGGAAAACATATCCCGGCAGATACACATGTATACCCTTACACCGTTGGTGCCGGAGACATTTTCGATGTGGTCTTCACTACACTCTACCTGAAGACTGGCGACATACTTTTTTCCACCCGAGCTGCGGTTGAAACTTCTCAGACAATGGTGAGAGAAGTCAAAGGAGCCTTCTCAAAGGCTCAAAGGTTGGACAAACTCATATAA
- a CDS encoding leucine-rich repeat domain-containing protein — MLYLDYNKITDITSLSNLTNLFWLELSHNQITNKKPW, encoded by the coding sequence ATGCTTTATCTTGACTACAATAAAATTACAGACATTACATCGCTTTCCAATCTGACTAATCTATTTTGGCTTGAGCTTTCGCACAATCAAATTACTAATAAGAAACCTTGGTAG
- a CDS encoding efflux RND transporter permease subunit, translating to MWKSILSQFSRRPVAVFLLFSTLIFLGFFSWEKLPLDLLPNVDIPYAMVVTPYIGAGPEEVELNVTNPVESAVGLVSGIKSFSSRSVDGFSIVQIEFENGTDMNAAVSRIKQALESFAIGLPEGVDPIVIEFNPSMIPIYVLGISSSDGDIDETSLELQKRLSRVVGVANVERLGIPKKEVRITLDEEKLSTYGIPYDILQTVLSKGVRFPMGNLEDGDEVFNLSVSSQFESLDELKNTIIGIRGMDKMLSSSITGQSLELKGIPIPVRLKQVADVELVDSEIRGFVQVNDENAAVLVVQKQGGTNTVKVARGIKEAVDEWQNLHPNTQLVTLSDSGKFTEKAISGLFRNLIIGALVATIVIFIFLRNFTATLAIALSMPLSLLIAVILLYFSGLGLDLMTLGGLTMAVGMIVDNSIVVLEAIYRHLEEKRSPEEAAGKGGSEVVGAIFSSTLTTLAMFVPLAFITGFFSQFLKFFAIALALSLAASLLVAIVLVPAFSGFIKVRLTVKCTLENMYKKQLSKILKRKGTAIIVFVSIFVVGTLLMATRDFELIPAMDSGIINISVKLPENTSYKVTKSVTQEINKHILENSSEYQLDSLYVNGGVTGGVYSVLLGGSENTASIQLNLLPKRERSKTSQEIAGEIRKALMPLAVKHNAEIRVSAGGLEIENLLGSDIKVTFYGDDFQSLERVTTEFAEELKGVEGIVNVSTNFEEKERTLELKIDRGKAIMSGVIPMQIIGAIQPYTLGVDLGDIFINGKRVPLKLGYEPLEGGYQWLKKIPVNSMIGEPSYVGIVSKLDFKKTQKSIDHDNGHRVGYVRVDVSGRALSDVVKDVRTLLQKKKDLTQFIPEIGGQASNLAEALKQFGFAIVVGIIFMYLIIGAQFESLVYPFVIFLTLPMAIVGVAVVSMISGKPISIGSLMGVLTLIGVTVNNGIVMVTYINQLRERGMKLEEAIVEGAGRRLRPILMTSLTTVVALLPTIFSRAEGSELESPLALTIAGGLLFGVVFTLFLIPILYSIFDRLSLRFKK from the coding sequence ATGTGGAAAAGTATTCTGTCGCAATTTTCGCGCAGGCCTGTTGCCGTTTTCTTACTTTTTTCCACGCTTATTTTCTTAGGCTTTTTTTCCTGGGAAAAACTCCCCCTTGACCTCTTACCAAATGTGGATATTCCTTACGCCATGGTGGTCACTCCTTACATTGGAGCGGGACCTGAAGAGGTCGAATTGAACGTCACCAATCCGGTGGAGAGTGCTGTCGGGTTGGTAAGTGGGATAAAGTCTTTCAGTTCCCGATCAGTTGACGGTTTTTCCATAGTTCAGATAGAGTTCGAAAACGGTACGGACATGAACGCGGCTGTTTCGAGAATAAAGCAAGCACTGGAATCTTTTGCCATAGGTCTTCCTGAAGGAGTCGATCCCATAGTTATCGAATTTAACCCGTCGATGATACCTATATATGTCCTTGGAATTTCCTCTTCAGACGGGGACATCGACGAAACCTCTCTGGAACTTCAAAAAAGGCTTTCAAGGGTTGTTGGAGTCGCTAATGTAGAAAGACTTGGTATACCTAAAAAAGAAGTCAGGATCACTCTTGATGAAGAAAAGCTGTCCACCTACGGTATACCATACGATATTCTCCAGACAGTGCTCTCCAAAGGCGTTAGATTCCCGATGGGCAATCTTGAAGATGGCGATGAAGTCTTTAACCTTTCAGTTTCCAGCCAATTCGAATCACTGGATGAATTAAAGAATACGATAATAGGCATTCGGGGTATGGACAAAATGCTTTCTTCTTCCATAACGGGACAAAGCCTGGAACTAAAAGGAATACCCATACCGGTGAGGTTGAAACAGGTGGCGGATGTAGAACTTGTTGATTCAGAAATCAGAGGCTTTGTTCAAGTCAACGATGAAAACGCAGCGGTACTTGTTGTTCAGAAGCAAGGTGGAACCAACACCGTAAAGGTAGCGAGGGGGATAAAAGAAGCTGTCGATGAATGGCAGAACTTGCATCCCAATACTCAGCTGGTGACCCTCAGTGATAGTGGTAAGTTCACAGAAAAGGCCATAAGCGGACTTTTTAGAAATCTCATTATTGGAGCGCTTGTAGCAACGATCGTTATCTTCATATTCTTAAGAAATTTCACCGCAACATTGGCAATCGCACTTTCCATGCCACTGTCGTTGTTGATAGCTGTTATATTGCTCTATTTCTCTGGACTTGGACTGGATCTTATGACTCTTGGTGGGTTAACCATGGCTGTGGGAATGATTGTCGACAACAGCATAGTCGTCCTTGAAGCGATTTATCGGCATCTTGAAGAAAAAAGATCGCCTGAAGAAGCCGCAGGAAAGGGTGGAAGTGAGGTTGTAGGAGCGATTTTCTCATCTACTCTCACGACCCTTGCGATGTTTGTCCCCCTGGCCTTCATTACTGGCTTTTTCTCACAGTTTTTGAAGTTCTTTGCGATAGCCCTTGCACTTTCACTTGCCGCTTCTCTGCTTGTCGCTATTGTTCTCGTCCCGGCATTTTCGGGGTTTATAAAAGTTAGACTAACTGTCAAATGTACCCTTGAAAATATGTACAAGAAACAGCTATCAAAAATATTGAAAAGAAAGGGCACAGCAATCATTGTGTTCGTGAGTATCTTCGTTGTTGGTACATTGTTAATGGCTACACGTGACTTTGAACTCATACCAGCCATGGACAGTGGCATCATAAATATTTCCGTGAAACTTCCAGAAAATACCAGCTACAAAGTAACAAAATCTGTCACTCAGGAGATAAATAAACACATTCTTGAAAACTCCAGTGAGTACCAGCTTGACAGTCTTTATGTCAATGGCGGGGTAACCGGAGGAGTCTATTCTGTTTTACTCGGTGGGAGTGAAAACACAGCATCCATCCAGCTAAATTTGCTTCCCAAAAGAGAAAGAAGTAAAACATCACAGGAAATAGCCGGAGAGATCAGAAAAGCCTTGATGCCGCTGGCAGTAAAGCATAATGCTGAGATCAGAGTGTCGGCAGGAGGGCTTGAGATAGAAAATCTCTTGGGAAGCGATATTAAAGTCACTTTTTACGGCGATGACTTCCAATCTCTTGAAAGAGTCACAACTGAATTCGCGGAGGAACTGAAAGGTGTCGAAGGCATAGTAAACGTCAGTACCAATTTTGAAGAAAAAGAGAGAACCCTTGAACTCAAGATAGACAGAGGAAAGGCTATCATGTCAGGAGTTATTCCTATGCAGATCATAGGGGCTATTCAGCCGTATACACTGGGGGTCGACCTCGGGGACATTTTCATAAACGGCAAAAGGGTACCTTTAAAGCTCGGTTATGAACCACTTGAGGGGGGTTACCAGTGGTTAAAGAAAATCCCGGTGAATTCTATGATCGGTGAGCCCAGCTACGTTGGTATAGTATCAAAACTGGATTTCAAGAAAACCCAAAAAAGTATTGACCATGATAACGGCCATAGAGTCGGATATGTAAGAGTTGACGTTTCTGGACGCGCCCTTAGCGATGTGGTGAAAGATGTAAGGACCCTACTCCAGAAAAAGAAAGATTTGACGCAGTTTATCCCTGAAATCGGGGGGCAGGCATCAAATCTTGCGGAAGCGTTGAAACAGTTTGGCTTTGCAATCGTTGTTGGGATTATTTTCATGTACCTCATAATAGGTGCACAGTTTGAGTCACTGGTATATCCCTTCGTGATATTTCTTACATTACCTATGGCGATCGTTGGTGTGGCTGTCGTGTCGATGATAAGTGGTAAGCCTATTAGTATAGGCAGCCTTATGGGTGTTCTCACGCTTATCGGTGTGACGGTAAATAATGGTATAGTTATGGTAACCTACATTAATCAGCTTAGAGAAAGAGGTATGAAGCTTGAAGAAGCCATAGTAGAAGGCGCGGGTAGACGACTGAGACCGATTCTCATGACCTCATTGACAACGGTGGTGGCACTCTTGCCAACTATTTTTTCAAGGGCTGAGGGCTCAGAACTCGAAAGCCCGCTTGCGTTGACAATAGCCGGGGGTCTTCTTTTTGGCGTTGTATTTACTCTTTTCCTCATCCCGATACTTTATAGTATTTTCGATAGACTTTCATTGAGATTCAAAAAATAA
- a CDS encoding aminotransferase class IV, whose product MKAFLNGKFIEKKEKAIALEDRGFTFGDGLFEVLRTKNSHIFFFEDHLLRMKYSAEFLGIPFPYSFDYIKEMALELISLNKVNDGELYIELTRGTDLNREHRYPSEDMQPTFFMLAFPLRQIDPENWKHGATVFPYPDLRHRLCEHKTINLLPNVLAKNFAYAHGGYEALMYREDHMGKYVTEGGSSNYFIVKNGRVITPEIDNILPGITRAKVIKILKSHGIEVIERRVYLEEFLNADEVFLVSTVSKVMPVRKIADREFTAPGEITMTAMKLYGRLMEEEKGRH is encoded by the coding sequence TTGAAAGCATTCTTGAACGGCAAATTCATAGAAAAGAAAGAAAAGGCTATTGCACTCGAGGACAGAGGCTTCACCTTCGGTGACGGACTTTTTGAAGTTTTGAGAACAAAAAACAGTCACATCTTTTTCTTTGAAGACCATCTGTTGAGAATGAAATACAGCGCTGAGTTTCTCGGTATCCCTTTCCCATACAGCTTTGATTACATAAAAGAAATGGCTCTTGAACTCATTTCATTAAACAAAGTTAATGACGGCGAGCTGTACATCGAATTGACGCGCGGTACCGACCTGAACAGAGAGCACAGATATCCATCTGAAGACATGCAGCCAACGTTCTTCATGTTGGCGTTTCCATTACGACAGATCGACCCTGAAAACTGGAAACACGGAGCGACAGTTTTTCCATATCCGGATCTCAGGCACAGACTTTGTGAACACAAGACGATAAACTTGCTCCCGAATGTGTTGGCGAAAAACTTTGCTTACGCACATGGTGGTTATGAAGCCCTCATGTACAGAGAAGACCATATGGGAAAGTATGTAACCGAAGGAGGCAGCTCGAATTATTTCATAGTAAAGAACGGGCGAGTCATAACCCCTGAAATAGACAATATATTGCCAGGCATAACGAGAGCAAAGGTCATCAAAATCCTGAAAAGTCACGGAATAGAAGTGATCGAAAGAAGGGTATATCTGGAGGAATTCCTGAACGCGGACGAAGTCTTTCTAGTGAGCACCGTTTCAAAGGTGATGCCTGTACGTAAGATAGCTGATAGGGAATTCACTGCACCTGGCGAGATAACTATGACAGCCATGAAGCTCTACGGAAGACTTATGGAAGAAGAAAAAGGACGGCACTAA
- a CDS encoding DUF6506 family protein has product MAFKVLFLAGSPDAVPEKHRTSIKTEMYELDVVLIKHSEFQQVLEICKQFAENGGDSIILCPGFGHRHVAEIVEVVGDNVAVSVARGDGKSSMIARKAMERAGWFKERKG; this is encoded by the coding sequence GTGGCTTTCAAAGTATTGTTCCTCGCCGGCTCGCCGGATGCTGTTCCAGAAAAACACCGCACCTCAATCAAAACAGAAATGTATGAACTCGATGTAGTGCTTATAAAACACAGTGAGTTTCAACAGGTTCTCGAGATATGTAAGCAATTTGCTGAAAACGGAGGCGATTCTATAATCCTTTGCCCTGGTTTCGGTCACAGACATGTTGCGGAGATTGTGGAAGTCGTTGGAGACAATGTTGCGGTGAGCGTAGCACGTGGTGATGGCAAAAGCTCAATGATTGCCAGAAAGGCCATGGAAAGAGCAGGCTGGTTCAAAGAACGGAAAGGGTGA
- a CDS encoding MFS transporter: protein MKNYLKNFWLYTLGRLVSLIGSGIQSLALSLYILDVTGSGMMMGTFLVVTTLPRVLFAPLAGVVGDRFNRKGIMVYLDFARGALIFLLAFIVYKNLLSLTVIYVSQLIISTLDIFFDPATGAMLPDIVPKEKLTRANSILGAVNSFSYIVGPAMGGVLYPLGIGIVFILNASSFVISGISEMFIEYKQTTEKKKMTVKQFFEDLKGGLAFLKNRSDILLIMTFAMITNFLMVPVFMVVVPYFARTIVGFNSQQYGVLNSTWVMGVLLGNLFIASFLSKTNPGKLFDIGLYGQIVVLFVFNILMFPALMTYLGGASWAYLGALAASFTIIGMLNAFVNTPLTVFFQRTIPTEVRSRVFSVLSVLSQLIVPLGTALYGFFVDRMPAHYLVLVALLLTVCVSIPFIVTGKLNVVGESEVRS from the coding sequence ATGAAAAATTATCTGAAGAACTTCTGGCTGTACACCCTTGGAAGGCTTGTATCACTCATCGGGAGCGGCATACAATCTTTGGCACTTTCTCTTTACATTCTCGATGTCACGGGCTCCGGCATGATGATGGGAACTTTTCTGGTTGTAACTACGCTGCCGAGAGTCCTCTTTGCACCTCTTGCTGGCGTCGTAGGCGACAGATTCAACAGGAAAGGAATAATGGTGTACCTGGATTTCGCAAGAGGGGCTTTGATTTTCCTCCTGGCTTTCATTGTGTATAAAAATCTACTTTCACTCACAGTTATATATGTATCCCAGCTCATTATCTCAACACTGGATATCTTCTTCGACCCCGCAACGGGTGCTATGTTACCGGATATAGTTCCCAAAGAAAAGCTCACAAGGGCTAATTCTATTCTCGGGGCTGTGAACAGCTTCAGCTACATAGTAGGACCTGCTATGGGTGGCGTGCTTTATCCGCTGGGAATAGGTATTGTCTTCATCTTGAATGCCTCATCCTTCGTCATATCAGGCATCAGCGAAATGTTTATAGAGTACAAGCAAACCACCGAAAAGAAGAAAATGACAGTCAAACAATTCTTTGAAGATTTAAAGGGTGGGTTGGCCTTCTTGAAAAATAGATCCGACATTCTCCTGATAATGACCTTTGCAATGATCACGAATTTCCTTATGGTGCCCGTCTTCATGGTAGTTGTGCCCTATTTTGCCCGAACTATTGTGGGATTCAACAGTCAACAGTACGGCGTTCTGAACTCCACCTGGGTTATGGGTGTGTTGCTTGGAAATTTGTTTATCGCTTCATTCCTTTCAAAAACCAACCCCGGAAAACTCTTTGATATAGGGCTTTATGGTCAAATAGTCGTGCTGTTCGTTTTTAATATTCTCATGTTCCCCGCTTTGATGACTTATTTGGGCGGAGCCAGCTGGGCTTATCTGGGAGCACTCGCAGCTTCTTTCACAATTATAGGTATGCTAAATGCCTTTGTGAATACACCTCTAACTGTGTTCTTCCAACGAACCATACCCACCGAAGTGCGTTCCCGCGTTTTTTCGGTGCTTTCAGTCCTCTCACAACTCATCGTGCCCCTGGGCACCGCTCTTTACGGATTCTTCGTAGACCGTATGCCGGCTCACTATCTTGTCCTCGTTGCACTGTTGCTGACAGTTTGTGTGTCGATACCATTCATTGTTACCGGAAAACTGAATGTTGTGGGGGAGAGCGAAGTGAGAAGTTGA
- a CDS encoding GNAT family N-acetyltransferase has translation MLEGSLVRLRAYSREDIEQAWKYFNDFEVKKYLNPGIPFPIKLEEEYSWYENLSSSKDTYSFAIERKEDKRYIGGCGVNSVDWKNSNAKVGIFLGRPYWSKGYGTDAMKVLLRFIFTEMNLHKVLLNVYSFNERAMKSYKKCGFVEEGRLREQIFRMGRYYDTIIMGLLKKDFTENMINKEFGA, from the coding sequence ATGCTTGAGGGATCTCTTGTGAGATTGAGGGCTTACAGTCGTGAAGATATTGAACAAGCGTGGAAGTATTTCAATGATTTTGAAGTAAAAAAATATCTCAATCCCGGTATACCTTTTCCTATAAAACTTGAGGAAGAATACAGCTGGTATGAAAATTTGAGTTCTTCAAAAGATACATATTCCTTCGCTATCGAGCGCAAAGAGGATAAAAGGTACATCGGCGGGTGCGGAGTAAACAGTGTGGATTGGAAAAACAGTAACGCGAAAGTGGGGATATTTCTGGGAAGGCCGTACTGGTCTAAGGGGTATGGCACAGATGCCATGAAGGTCCTGCTTAGATTCATATTTACAGAGATGAACTTGCACAAGGTGCTCCTGAACGTTTATTCCTTTAATGAAAGGGCTATGAAGAGCTATAAGAAATGCGGTTTTGTCGAGGAAGGGAGACTCCGTGAACAGATCTTCAGGATGGGGAGGTATTATGATACCATTATTATGGGCTTGTTAAAGAAGGATTTTACTGAAAACATGATAAATAAGGAATTTGGTGCATAA
- a CDS encoding HD domain-containing phosphohydrolase has product MYYNPPKLSDEKGDPKGFFVDLLKDWSLDSGYDIEFVSGSFLEHLENIKAGKEDLIPSIAKTPEREAFMDFTEQFLIKSNGIVIIRDNLDTIFVKQLNGMSIGIVKGDVYERFLDEYIKSEGISMKKVYYDDYKAVVDAVSKREIDAGLLNTILHAYYRQNDLGNFKDTIDTIGDVELFIGIRKGLPEVKASLDAFLDSQIQDKDSTYYKLIDRWFGEYLNPSDFPTKKSKTVLLALSLMAIILGFVAITTYMVYRMTRGRLFRSESHIEELNELLLNAVATFASMDPNTSNRVFFEKLLDVALKFIPEAESGCISIASNELWTFQAVKGYKESLYDLKIPVKYMIRAGEKAIVIKDISDYNRKELPEEYLKAFAEAGVGNLKRSLMVGYYMDGKYLGNISLDTTNEVEFSDISKRKLEYLGKIASQFFKVKQSAELEASAREEVILALVRALEAGDPYTSGHSARVAESAVSLGKKLNLNYDDLNSLKWAALLHDIGKIGVPREILLKTGKLNDYEFEIIRNHVRIGVEMLKGFRTLEKVIPIIVAHHERWDGKGYPEGLKGEEIPLLSRILSIVDAYDAMRSNRPYRPPLSFEEALEEIIKNAGTQFDPQIARLFVEHIHEIDIQISVKEI; this is encoded by the coding sequence ATGTACTACAACCCTCCAAAGCTTAGTGATGAAAAAGGAGATCCCAAGGGCTTTTTTGTTGATCTGCTGAAGGACTGGTCGTTGGATTCCGGGTACGATATTGAATTCGTTAGCGGAAGCTTTTTAGAACATCTTGAGAATATAAAAGCTGGAAAAGAAGATCTCATTCCTTCCATAGCTAAAACTCCTGAGCGAGAGGCTTTCATGGATTTCACCGAGCAGTTTCTGATAAAAAGCAACGGCATTGTTATCATCCGTGATAATCTTGACACTATATTCGTGAAACAGCTGAACGGAATGAGCATAGGTATCGTAAAAGGAGACGTCTACGAAAGATTCCTCGATGAATATATCAAGTCTGAAGGTATAAGTATGAAGAAAGTCTATTACGACGATTACAAAGCCGTCGTCGATGCGGTTTCAAAGCGGGAAATCGATGCGGGATTATTGAACACCATATTGCATGCTTATTACCGGCAAAACGACCTTGGAAACTTCAAAGATACTATAGATACTATCGGAGACGTTGAATTGTTTATAGGAATAAGAAAGGGTTTGCCCGAGGTGAAAGCTTCGCTCGATGCTTTTCTGGACTCCCAGATCCAGGACAAAGACAGCACTTATTACAAACTCATAGACAGATGGTTTGGAGAATATCTGAATCCCTCCGATTTTCCAACAAAGAAATCGAAGACGGTTTTGCTGGCACTGTCACTTATGGCAATTATTTTAGGATTTGTGGCAATTACTACATATATGGTATATAGAATGACCCGTGGTAGGCTTTTCAGAAGTGAGTCGCATATTGAAGAGCTGAATGAGCTTCTTCTCAATGCGGTTGCTACTTTTGCAAGTATGGACCCCAATACCTCTAATAGAGTGTTCTTCGAAAAATTACTGGATGTCGCGCTGAAATTCATCCCAGAAGCCGAAAGCGGATGTATTTCGATCGCTTCAAATGAACTATGGACCTTTCAGGCCGTAAAAGGGTACAAAGAAAGCCTTTATGACCTGAAAATTCCCGTGAAATACATGATCAGGGCAGGAGAAAAAGCCATTGTCATTAAAGATATTTCAGATTACAACAGAAAAGAACTTCCCGAAGAGTATCTGAAAGCTTTTGCAGAAGCTGGTGTTGGTAATCTAAAGCGCTCTCTAATGGTTGGTTACTATATGGATGGTAAGTACTTAGGAAACATAAGTCTGGATACTACGAATGAGGTGGAGTTCTCAGATATCTCCAAAAGGAAGCTTGAATATCTCGGAAAGATAGCTTCTCAATTCTTTAAGGTAAAACAGAGCGCTGAACTTGAAGCAAGTGCCAGGGAAGAGGTTATACTCGCCCTTGTTAGAGCGCTTGAAGCGGGAGACCCTTATACTAGCGGTCACAGCGCACGTGTAGCTGAATCTGCAGTATCGCTCGGGAAAAAACTGAATCTAAACTATGATGATCTTAACTCCCTGAAATGGGCAGCTTTGTTACACGACATAGGAAAGATAGGAGTTCCAAGGGAAATACTGCTGAAAACCGGCAAGTTGAATGATTATGAGTTTGAAATAATCAGGAACCACGTCAGAATAGGGGTCGAGATGTTGAAGGGTTTTCGTACTCTGGAGAAAGTGATTCCGATAATTGTCGCCCATCACGAGCGCTGGGATGGAAAGGGGTATCCAGAGGGTCTCAAGGGTGAAGAAATACCGTTACTATCCCGGATATTGTCAATTGTCGATGCCTATGATGCCATGAGGAGTAACAGACCTTACAGACCTCCTTTGAGCTTTGAAGAAGCCCTTGAGGAGATCATAAAGAATGCAGGGACTCAGTTCGATCCACAAATAGCCAGATTGTTTGTAGAACATATTCATGAAATAGATATACAGATCTCTGTGAAGGAGATTTAG
- a CDS encoding patatin-like phospholipase family protein, with translation MRKALVLSGGGARGAAHVGAIKALEEAGYIPDLIVGISIGAVVGAGYALLGDAEVLWKFSRRIYVRALKWFPFDFSALNHRYNPLIARFGCWYMSSRVSALPSWIYFRIFRQYLKDFKFEDTKVEFHCLACDLYTGENVLISSGKISDAVEASMSIPGIFPPIESGGRLLVDGGTLNNLPVAVARELGAEYVVAIDLSGENKAVEIPGTSNQILSLIDEMITEKLSVFWKEGINYLITPPVSHVNTFEFKKSIELMEASYAHVKKQLQRRKIEV, from the coding sequence ATGAGGAAGGCACTTGTTCTCAGTGGAGGTGGAGCGAGGGGTGCGGCGCACGTTGGCGCTATCAAAGCCCTTGAAGAGGCCGGTTACATTCCCGATCTTATTGTCGGTATAAGCATTGGTGCAGTTGTGGGAGCGGGTTATGCCTTGCTTGGAGATGCTGAAGTCTTATGGAAGTTCTCCCGCAGGATTTATGTTAGGGCCCTCAAATGGTTTCCTTTCGATTTTTCGGCATTGAACCACAGGTACAATCCCCTGATCGCAAGATTTGGTTGCTGGTATATGTCATCTAGAGTATCAGCCTTGCCTTCATGGATCTACTTCAGGATATTTAGGCAATATCTGAAGGACTTCAAATTCGAGGACACAAAAGTAGAATTTCATTGTCTCGCTTGCGACCTTTACACCGGGGAAAACGTGCTCATTTCTTCCGGTAAAATCTCCGATGCCGTTGAGGCTTCAATGTCCATCCCTGGCATTTTTCCGCCAATAGAATCTGGTGGAAGATTACTCGTTGATGGGGGGACATTGAACAACCTGCCTGTTGCTGTGGCTCGAGAACTCGGCGCTGAATACGTGGTGGCGATAGATCTCTCAGGCGAAAATAAGGCGGTGGAGATTCCCGGTACTTCGAACCAAATCCTCTCGCTCATTGACGAAATGATAACGGAAAAACTATCTGTGTTCTGGAAAGAAGGCATAAACTATTTGATAACCCCTCCTGTTTCGCACGTCAACACCTTTGAATTCAAGAAATCCATTGAGCTGATGGAAGCATCGTATGCTCATGTTAAAAAGCAGCTCCAAAGGAGAAAAATAGAGGTATGA